In Sorghum bicolor cultivar BTx623 chromosome 10, Sorghum_bicolor_NCBIv3, whole genome shotgun sequence, one genomic interval encodes:
- the LOC8069346 gene encoding chaperone protein dnaJ 8, chloroplastic — MAVGGGVCVASPSSSPSSSVEAPWGTRRTRTTTTTSGARRGAAAAATSVRCSIVGEAGGPGASGRLAEDPYRTLRLRPGATRGEVKKAFRRLALMYHPDVRKEKGRESDGVSDVQFQRINVAYQMVMSSMREADERLEYWRLKYGLTDEDLDRYRHHLNQEHGDDDWFDM, encoded by the exons ATGGCCGTCGGAGGAGGCGTGTGCGTGGCGTCGCCCTcgtcctcgccgtcgtcgtcggttGAGGCGCCGTGGGggacgaggaggacgaggacgacgacgacgacgagcggggcgcgacgcggcgccgcggcggcggcgaccagcGTCAGGTGCAGCATCGTGGGCGAGGCCGGCGGGCCGGGCGCCTCCGGCAGACTGGCGGAGGACCCTTACCGGACGCTGCGGCTGCGCCCGGGCGCCACCCGCGGCGAGGTCAAGAaggccttccgccgcctcgcgctcatG TACCATCCGGACGTTCGCAAGGAGAAGGGAAGGGAAAGCGACGGCGTCAGCGACGTCCAATTCCAGAGGATTAACGTGGCGTATCAG ATGGTGATGAGCAGCATGAGGGAGGCCGACGAGCGGCTGGAGTACTGGCGGCTCAAGTACGGCCTCACCGACGAGGATCTCGACAGGTACAGGCACCACCTCAACCAAGAACACGGTGACGACGACTGGTTCGACATGTGA
- the LOC8069347 gene encoding putative anthocyanidin reductase, with the protein MKNSSSEVRVCVTGGAGFIGSWLVKKLLERGYTVHATLRNIEDEEKAGLLRRLVPAGAAERLRLFQADLFDAATFAPAIAGCRFVFLVATPYGLEAAAGSKYKSTAEAAVAAVRVILRQCEESKTVKRVIHTASISAASPLKDKDEAGAGGAGYKDFISESCWTPLDVDYHLRSAHFDKYILAKLQSEQELLRYNDGESPAFEVVTLPLGLVAGDTVLGHAPETLEHAVSPVSRKEFSFVFLRLLQGLLGSEPLVHVDDACDALLFCMERASIAGRFLCAAAYPSIHDVTDHYANKFPHLDVLRATEAVVARVQPEGDKLGELGFRYKYGMEEILDSSVACAARLGCLDAAKLSV; encoded by the exons ATGAAGAACAGCAGCAGTGAAGTGCGGGTTTGCGTCACCGGAGGCGCCGGGTTCATCGGCTCCTGGCTCGTCAAGAAGCTCCTCGAGAGAGGCTACACCGTCCACGCCACGCTGCGGAACATCG AGGACGAGGAGAAGGCCGGGCTGCTGCGGCGGTTGGTCCCCGCGGGCGCGGCGGAGCGGCTGCGGCTGTTCCAGGCCGACCTCTTCGACGCCGCCACCTTCGCGCCGGCGATCGCTGGGTGCCGGTTCGTCTTCCTCGTCGCCACGCCATACGGGCTCGAAGCCGCCGCCGGCTCCAAG TACAAGAGCACGGCGGAAGCTGCAGTGGCCGCGGTGCGCGTGATCCTCCGGCAGTGCGAGGAGTCCAAGACGGTGAAGCGCGTCATCCACACCGCCTCCATATCGGCCGCTTCGCCGCTCAAGGACAAGGACGAGGCGGGCGCCGGCGGCGCTGGGTACAAAGATTTCATCAGCGAATCTTGCTGGACGCCGCTCGACGTTGACTACCATCTTCGCAGCGCACACTTCGAT AAGTACATTCTGGCGAAGCTGCAGTCAGAGCAGGAGCTCCTGCGCTACAACGACGGCGAGAGCCCGGCGTTCGAGGTGGTGACGCTGCCGCTGGGCCTGGTGGCGGGCGACACGGTGCTCGGCCACGCGCCGGAGACGCTGGAGCACGCCGTGTCGCCGGTGTCCCGGAAGGAGTTCTCCTTCGTGTTCCTCCGGCTGCTGCAGGGGCTGCTCGGCTCCGAGCCGCTGGTGCACGTCGACGACGCCTGCGACGCGCTCCTCTTCTGCATGGAGCGCGCCTCCATCGCCGGCCGCTTCCTCTGCGCCGCCGCGTACCCGAGCATCCACGACGTCACTGACCACTACGCCAACAAGTTCCCTCACCTCGACGTCCTCAGAGC GACGGAGGCGGTGGTGGCAAGGGTGCAACCTGAGGGGGACAAATTGGGAGAGCTGGGATTCAGGTACAAGTATGGGATGGAGGAGATCCTTGATAGCAGCGTTGCCTGCGCAGCAAGATTGGGTTGTCTTGACGCAGCCAAGCTCAGCGTGTAG
- the LOC8069348 gene encoding 7-deoxyloganetin glucosyltransferase — MSAASLPTGQEPEPQPHAVCVPFPTQGHITPMLKLAKILHARGFRVTFVNTEYNHRRLVRSRGAAVAGLTASSSSFRFATIPDGLPESDADATQDPATISYATKHNCPPHLRSLLAGLDGVTCVVADNLMSFAVDAARDMGVPCALFWTASACGYMGYRNFRLLIDMGIIPFQDEEQLTNGFMDMPVDWAPGMSKHTRLKDLPTFLRTTDPNDVLLNFQLQEVERSEYASAVVVNTFDELEQPALDAMRAVIPAVYTIGPLVSVTEQVVVVRRDPRLDAVSCSLWREDQSCLAWLDARKHRPRSVVYVNFGSITVMTGQEMAEFAAGMASSGHDFLWIVRPDAVKGDTSSSAAALPPGFLEATPKGRGLLASWCDQEAVLRHEAVGLFLTHSGWNSTLESLAAGVPMLCWPFFAEQQTNCRYKCVEWGVAMEVGGDVRREAVEARIREAMGGDKGKEMARRAAEWKEAAAGSAARSLANLDRLINDVLLSPARLGGSLKMA, encoded by the exons ATGAGCGCGGCTTCTCTCCCGACCGGCCAGGAGCCGGAGCCGCAGCCGCACGCAGTGTGCGTGCCGTTCCCGACGCAGGGCCACATCACGCCGATGCTGAAGCTGGCCAAGATCCTCCACGCCAGGGGCTTCCGCGTCACCTTCGTCAACACCGAGTACAACCACCGCCGCCTCGTCCGCTCCCGCGGCGCCGCCGTCGCGGGCCTcacggcgtcgtcgtcgtcgttccgcTTCGCCACCATCCCGGACGGCCTGCCGGAGTCCGACGCCGACGCCACGCAGGACCCGGCGACCATCAGCTACGCCACCAAGCACAACTGCCCGCCTCACCTCCGAAGCCTGCTCGCCGGGCTGGACGGCGTGACGTGCGTCGTCGCCGACAACCTCATGAGCTTCGCCGTCGACGCCGCCAGGGACATGGGCGTGCCGTGCGCGCTCTTCTGGACCGCCAGCGCCTGCGGCTACATGGGCTACCGCAACTTCCGCCTCCTCATCGACATGGGCATCATCCCCTTCCAAG ACGAAGAGCAGCTGACGAACGGGTTCATGGACATGCCGGTGGACTGGGCGCCAGGCATGAGCAAGCACACGCGGCTCAAGGACTTGCCGACCTTCCTCCGCACCACGGACCCCAACGACGTGCTGCTGAACTTCCAGCTACAGGAGGTGGAGCGCTCCGAGTACGCGTCCGCCGTCGTCGTCAACACCTTCGACGAGCTGGAGCAGCCGGCGCTCGACGCCATGCGCGCCGTCATCCCGGCGGTATACACCATCGGCCCGCTCGTCTCCGTCACGGAGCAGGTCGTCGTCGTCCGCAGGGATCCCCGCCTCGACGCGGTGAGCTGCAGCCTGTGGCGGGAGGACCAGTCCTGCCTCGCGTGGCTGGACGCCAGGAAGCACCGGCCGCGGTCGGTGGTGTACGTGAACTTCGGGAGCATTACGGTGATGACCGGGCAGGAGATGGCGGAGTTCGCGGCGGGGATGGCGAGCAGCGGCCACGACTTCCTGTGGATCGTCCGGCCGGACGCCGTCAAGGGCGACACCTcctcctcggcggcggcgctgccacCGGGGTTCCTGGAGGCGACCCCCAAGGGCAGGGGCCTCCTGGCGAGCTGGTGCGACCAGGAGGCCGTGCTGCGGCACGAGGCGGTGGGCCTGTTCCTGACGCACAGCGGGTGGAACTCGACGCTGGAGAGCCTCGCCGCCGGGGTGCCGATGCTGTGCTGGCCGTTCTTCGCGGAGCAGCAGACCAACTGCCGGTACAAGTGCGTCGAGTGGGGCGTGGCCATGGAGGTCGGCGGCGACGTGCGGCGGGAGGCCGTGGAGGCGAGGATACGGGAGGCGATGGGTGGGGACAAGGGGAAGGAGATGGCGCGCAGGGCGGCGGAGTGGAAAGAGGCCGCCGCGGGGTCGGCGGCGAGGTCGCTCGCGAACCTCGACAGGCTCATCAACGATGTGCTGCTCTCTCCGGCACGATTGGGCGGCTCACTCAAAATGGCTTGA
- the LOC8058430 gene encoding probable long-chain-alcohol O-fatty-acyltransferase 5: MHHHSVTTVPAAVTAAMLYARFAASSTRPGLLRLFALTPVLALLLILPFLIQLYSVRGLTAFFLVWLGEFKLLLLAFGHGPLHPRIRPLPFVFTAALPVKLRQQVSNDAAAAAAAVTVAKPKTKTKTVLLSSSIKFAIMVAIFQHLHYSKERTHPYVAFVLYGVITYCILDSVLPCLAATGTAALGMELEPQFNKPYLSASLQDFWGRRWNLMASAVLRPSVYDPVRARLGAAAGVLATFLVSGLMHEVVVCYYLTLRAPTGELTAFFLLHGACVCAERWCARRCSGARPPRLVATPLVMAFLAGTACWLFLPPIFGDGMDDLYIAEAAALASSFRDVGARVLLVFTQVVV, translated from the coding sequence ATGCACCACCACTCCGTCACCACCGTCCCCGCGGCGGTCACCGCCGCCATGCTTTACGCGCGCTTCGCCGCCTCCTCCACCCGCCCTGGCCTGCTCCGTCTCTTTGCGCTCACCCCGGTGCTCGCCCTGCTCCTCATCCTCCCCTTCCTCATCCAGCTCTACAGCGTCCGGGGACTCACTGCCTTCTTCCTCGTCTGGCTCGGCGAGTTCAAGCTcctcctcctggccttcggccaTGGCCCGCTTCACCCTCGCATCCGTCCTCTCCCCTTCGTTTTCACCGCCGCGCTTCCGGTCAAGCTCCGGCAGCAGGTCTCCAAcgacgctgctgctgctgctgctgctgtcacAGTGGCGAagccgaagacgaagacgaagacggtcCTTCTATCTTCTTCTATCAAGTTCGCAATCATGGTGGCCATTTTTCAGCACCTCCACTACTCCAAGGAACGGACACACCCTTACGTCGCTTTCGTGCTCTACGGCGTCATCACCTACTGCATCCTCGACTCCGTGCTGCCGTGCCTCGCCGCGACGGGGACGGCAGCACTGGGCATGGAGCTGGAGCCACAGTTCAACAAGCCATACCTCTCGGCCTCGCTGCAGGACTTCTGGGGCCGGCGGTGGAACCTCATGGCGTCGGCCGTGCTCCGGCCATCCGTCTACGACCCTGTGCGCGCGCGcctgggcgccgccgccggcgtgcTGGCCACCTTCCTCGTGTCGGGCCTCATGCACGAGGTGGTGGTGTGCTACTACCTCACGCTCCGGGCGCCGACGGGAGAGCTCACGGCGTTCTTCCTGCTGCACGGCGCGTGCGTGTGCGCCGAGCGATGGTGCGCGCGCAGGTGCAGCGGCGCAAGGCCACCGCGCCTGGTGGCCACTCCACTCGTCATGGCGTTCCTGGCAGGCACGGCCTGTTGGCTCTTCTTGCCTCCTATCTTCGGCGACGGCATGGACGATCTCTATATCGCCGAGGCTGCTGCACTCGCGTCATCGTTCCGTGATGTCGGCGCAAGGGTTCTTTTAGTGTTTACACAAGTCGTCGTCTAG
- the LOC8058431 gene encoding uncharacterized protein LOC8058431 isoform X1: MQRRSKKPHATHRSIPSIPRAVPPVPWSSASAPATAGRAALPPAPTDASHHREVSKSALPFHPEIDRDRRLAASESPRSRAAGPFHGEPPPLEWEAAARRERIIREEVERRLIEEEVCRELALARARFHGGYGPVPFVGPDGLVVPPPPSGPFYMPDGPFPPPMPLPLMPVGMHPNRPPPSLFGSWEGFGPRRLPGFGQPMHPNETRTGALPPPKPRHQLQLRESSEVLSSEANVSGVKRKADASSATTKPTKLQNASSATTEPTKLQNAARDWSCALCQVSATSEAGLNQHIQGKKHKAKLVQCGAIKVKDTKKSGLQVTTGNNNGASPSDAPKKIHILVDGEMHQVVQKSNCVRCERCRVSCTNAAAMADHLRGKKHSFLNKVWTSIKAVRMNKEDSAATSTCERKVNEDGPAVIPEELKEEDTYMTSELCGDGSFEIPMEMKETTDKESKEDSAATCERKVNEDGPAVIPEALKEEDTYMTSELCGDGSFEIPMEMKETTDMAEEVDANSHNVIPMEIKKEDTASEVNGNCAVETKQEGTDVDVVMDVNKNFLLKVHQKSRNKASKIFLSKVHQKSRKKASKKFLLKLHQKSRKKANKNFLLKVHQKPRPTKWLGIREVNENSSIEIPAEEKHMTKPQMQPTDSTEPARKEE, encoded by the exons ATGCAACGCCGCTCGAAAAAGCCGCACGCCACGCACCGATCCATTCCATCCATCCCAAGGGCAGTCCCTCCGGTACCATGGAGTTCGGCTTCCGCGCCGGCGACCGCAGGCCGCGCTGCCCTTCCCCCGGCCCCGACCGACGCTTCACACCACCGCGAGGTAAGTAAAAGCGCCCTTCCATTCCATCCAGAGATCGATCGAGACCGCAGACTTGCTGCCTCTGAAAGTCCCCGCTCCCGCGCAGCCGGGCCCTTCCATGGCGAGCCGCCGCCGCTCGAgtgggaggccgcggcgcggcgcgAGCGGATCATCCGCGAGGAGGTGGAGCGGCGGCTCATCGAGGAGGAGGTCTGCCGCGAGCTCGCCCTTGCGCGCGCCCGCTTCCACGGCGGTTACGGCCCCGTCCCGTTCGTCGGGCCCGACGGCCTCGTCGTGCCGCCGCCACCCTCAGGCCCGTTCTACATGCCCGACGGCCCATTCCCGCCGCCAATGCCGCTGCCCCTGATGCCGGTGGGCATGCATCCGAACCGGCCGCCACCGTCTTTGTTCGGATCGTGGGAGGGGTTCGGCCCTCGCCGGCTCCCGGGATTTGGGCAACCGATGCACCCCAATGAGACGAGAACCGGGGCCCTGCCGCCGCCGAAGCCGAGGCATCAGCTCCAGCTGCGCGAGAGCTCTGAG GTTCTTTCATCAGAAGCGAATGTTTCTGGTGTGAAGAGGAAGGCAGATGCGAGTTCTGCAACTACTAAACCAACAAAACTACAAAATGCGAGTTCTGCAACTACTGAACCAACAAAACTACAAAATGCTGCCAGGGACTGGAGCTGTGCACTCTGTCAAGTGAGTGCAACCAGTGAGGCTGGTCTGAATCAACATATTCAAGGGAAAAAGCACAAGGCAAAGCTGGTTCAATGTGGAGCGATCAAGGTGAAGGATACTAAGAAAAGTGGTTTGCAAGTAACTACTgggaacaacaatggtgcaagCCCAAGTGATGCACCTAAGAAAATCCACATCCTAGTCGACGGAGAAATGCATCAGGTTGTTCAGAAGAGCAACTGTGTACGTTGTGAGCGCTGCAGGGTCAGTTGTACCAACGCTGCTGCTATGGCTGACCATCTGCGGGGCAAGAAGCACAGTTTCTTGAATAAAGTTTGGACGTCAATAAAAGCTGTGAGAATGAACAAGGAAGATTCAGCTGCTACATCTACATGTGAGAGAAAGGTAAATGAAGACGGACCTGCTGTAATTCCAGAGGAACTTAAGGAGGAAGACACATACATGACCAGTGAATTATGTGGAGATGGTTCTTTCGAGATTCCTATGGAAATGAAGGAAACCACTGACAAGGAAAGTAAGGAAGATTCAGCTGCTACATGTGAGAGAAAGGTAAATGAAGACGGACCTGCTGTAATTCCAGAGGCACTTAAGGAGGAAGACACATACATGACCAGTGAATTATGTGGAGATGGTTCTTTCGAGATTCCTATGGAAATGAAGGAAACCACTGACATGGCCGAAGAAGTAGATGCAAATAGTCACAATGTAATTCCTATGGAAATCAAGAAGGAAGACACTGCTAGCGAGGTTAATGGAAATTGTGCCGTGGAAACCAAGCAGGAAGGCACTGACGTGGATGTGGTCATGGATGTAAATAAGAACTTTCTGTTGAAAGTCCATCAGAAATCAAGaaataaggcaagtaaaattTTTCTGTCGAAAGTGCATCAGAAATCAAGAAAGAAGGCAAGTAAGAAATTTCTGTTGAAATTGCATCAGAAATCAAGAAAGAAGGCAAACAAGAATTTTCTGTTGAAAGTGCATCAGAAACCAAGACCAACGAAATGGCTCGGGATTCGGGAAGTAAATGAGAACAGCTCTATTGAAATTCCAGCTGAGGAAAAACATATGACGAAACCACAGATGCAGCCAACTGATTCGACAGAACCTGCGCGGAAGGAGGAATAA
- the LOC8058431 gene encoding uncharacterized protein LOC8058431 isoform X2: MEFGFRAGDRRPRCPSPGPDRRFTPPRAGPFHGEPPPLEWEAAARRERIIREEVERRLIEEEVCRELALARARFHGGYGPVPFVGPDGLVVPPPPSGPFYMPDGPFPPPMPLPLMPVGMHPNRPPPSLFGSWEGFGPRRLPGFGQPMHPNETRTGALPPPKPRHQLQLRESSEVLSSEANVSGVKRKADASSATTKPTKLQNASSATTEPTKLQNAARDWSCALCQVSATSEAGLNQHIQGKKHKAKLVQCGAIKVKDTKKSGLQVTTGNNNGASPSDAPKKIHILVDGEMHQVVQKSNCVRCERCRVSCTNAAAMADHLRGKKHSFLNKVWTSIKAVRMNKEDSAATSTCERKVNEDGPAVIPEELKEEDTYMTSELCGDGSFEIPMEMKETTDKESKEDSAATCERKVNEDGPAVIPEALKEEDTYMTSELCGDGSFEIPMEMKETTDMAEEVDANSHNVIPMEIKKEDTASEVNGNCAVETKQEGTDVDVVMDVNKNFLLKVHQKSRNKASKIFLSKVHQKSRKKASKKFLLKLHQKSRKKANKNFLLKVHQKPRPTKWLGIREVNENSSIEIPAEEKHMTKPQMQPTDSTEPARKEE, translated from the exons ATGGAGTTCGGCTTCCGCGCCGGCGACCGCAGGCCGCGCTGCCCTTCCCCCGGCCCCGACCGACGCTTCACACCACCGCGAG CCGGGCCCTTCCATGGCGAGCCGCCGCCGCTCGAgtgggaggccgcggcgcggcgcgAGCGGATCATCCGCGAGGAGGTGGAGCGGCGGCTCATCGAGGAGGAGGTCTGCCGCGAGCTCGCCCTTGCGCGCGCCCGCTTCCACGGCGGTTACGGCCCCGTCCCGTTCGTCGGGCCCGACGGCCTCGTCGTGCCGCCGCCACCCTCAGGCCCGTTCTACATGCCCGACGGCCCATTCCCGCCGCCAATGCCGCTGCCCCTGATGCCGGTGGGCATGCATCCGAACCGGCCGCCACCGTCTTTGTTCGGATCGTGGGAGGGGTTCGGCCCTCGCCGGCTCCCGGGATTTGGGCAACCGATGCACCCCAATGAGACGAGAACCGGGGCCCTGCCGCCGCCGAAGCCGAGGCATCAGCTCCAGCTGCGCGAGAGCTCTGAG GTTCTTTCATCAGAAGCGAATGTTTCTGGTGTGAAGAGGAAGGCAGATGCGAGTTCTGCAACTACTAAACCAACAAAACTACAAAATGCGAGTTCTGCAACTACTGAACCAACAAAACTACAAAATGCTGCCAGGGACTGGAGCTGTGCACTCTGTCAAGTGAGTGCAACCAGTGAGGCTGGTCTGAATCAACATATTCAAGGGAAAAAGCACAAGGCAAAGCTGGTTCAATGTGGAGCGATCAAGGTGAAGGATACTAAGAAAAGTGGTTTGCAAGTAACTACTgggaacaacaatggtgcaagCCCAAGTGATGCACCTAAGAAAATCCACATCCTAGTCGACGGAGAAATGCATCAGGTTGTTCAGAAGAGCAACTGTGTACGTTGTGAGCGCTGCAGGGTCAGTTGTACCAACGCTGCTGCTATGGCTGACCATCTGCGGGGCAAGAAGCACAGTTTCTTGAATAAAGTTTGGACGTCAATAAAAGCTGTGAGAATGAACAAGGAAGATTCAGCTGCTACATCTACATGTGAGAGAAAGGTAAATGAAGACGGACCTGCTGTAATTCCAGAGGAACTTAAGGAGGAAGACACATACATGACCAGTGAATTATGTGGAGATGGTTCTTTCGAGATTCCTATGGAAATGAAGGAAACCACTGACAAGGAAAGTAAGGAAGATTCAGCTGCTACATGTGAGAGAAAGGTAAATGAAGACGGACCTGCTGTAATTCCAGAGGCACTTAAGGAGGAAGACACATACATGACCAGTGAATTATGTGGAGATGGTTCTTTCGAGATTCCTATGGAAATGAAGGAAACCACTGACATGGCCGAAGAAGTAGATGCAAATAGTCACAATGTAATTCCTATGGAAATCAAGAAGGAAGACACTGCTAGCGAGGTTAATGGAAATTGTGCCGTGGAAACCAAGCAGGAAGGCACTGACGTGGATGTGGTCATGGATGTAAATAAGAACTTTCTGTTGAAAGTCCATCAGAAATCAAGaaataaggcaagtaaaattTTTCTGTCGAAAGTGCATCAGAAATCAAGAAAGAAGGCAAGTAAGAAATTTCTGTTGAAATTGCATCAGAAATCAAGAAAGAAGGCAAACAAGAATTTTCTGTTGAAAGTGCATCAGAAACCAAGACCAACGAAATGGCTCGGGATTCGGGAAGTAAATGAGAACAGCTCTATTGAAATTCCAGCTGAGGAAAAACATATGACGAAACCACAGATGCAGCCAACTGATTCGACAGAACCTGCGCGGAAGGAGGAATAA
- the LOC8069351 gene encoding probable protein phosphatase 2C 58 — protein MGVYLSTPKTEKVSEDGENDKLKFGLSSMQGWRATMEDAHSALLDLDNDTAFFGVFDGHGGKVVAKFCAKYLHREVLHSEAYAAGDLGAAVHRAYFRMDEMMRGQRGWRELQALGDKINQFTGIIEGLIWSPKASDSNDRHDDWAFEEGPHSDFTGPNCGSTACVALVRNRQLVVGNAGDSRCVISRNGQAYNLSRDHKPELEAERERIQSAGGYIQMGRVNGTLNLSRAIGDMEFKQNKFLSPDKQILTANPDINIIELCDDDEFMVLACDGIWDCMSSQQLVDFIREHINTEESLSAVCERVLDRCLAPSTMGGEGCDNMTMILVQFKKLTAQHKDASGAQQPAGDAGCSETHGAEENGSGKQV, from the exons ATGGGGGTTTACCTTAGCACTCCGAAAACCGAGAAGGTATCGGAAGATGGGGAAAATGATAAACTTAAATTCGGACTTTCTTCTATGCAAGGGTGGCGTGCAACTATGGAAGATGCT CACTCGGCTTTGCTAGATCTTGACAATGACACTGCATTCTTTGGTGTTTTTGATGGACATGGAG GAAAAGTAGTTGCCAAATTCTGTGCAAAATATCTACACAGAGAAGTTCTCCATAGTGAGGCCTATGCAGCTGGTGACCTGGGTGCTGCTGTCCACAGAGCTTACTTCAG AATGGATGAAATGATGCGGGGTCAAAGAGGATGGCGGGAACTCCAAGCACTTGGAGATAAGATAAATCAGTTTACTGGCATAATAGAAGGGTTGATTTGGTCCCCTAAAGCAAGTGATTCAAATGATAGACATGATGATTGGGCTTTCGAGGAG GGACCACACTCTGATTTTACTGGGCCAAATTGTGGGAGTACAGCCTGTGTAGCATTAGTCAGAAATAGGCAACTTGTTGTGGGAAATGCTGGTGACTCCCGCTGTGTCATCTCAAGGAATGGCCAG GCATACAATTTGTCTAGAGACCATAAACCAGAGCTGGAGGCAGAGAGAGAAAGGATACAAAGTGCAGGGGGTTACATTCAAATGGGGCGTGTAAATGGAACTTTAAATTTGTCAAGAGCTATTG GAGACATGGAGTTTAAACAAAACAAGTTCTTGTCCCCTGATAAGCAAATTTTGACCGCGAACCCCGACATAAACATT ATTGAGTTATGTGATGACGACGAATTCATGGTTTTGGCATGTGATGGCATTTG GGACTGCATGTCAAGCCAACAGTTGGTTGATTTCATCCGTGAGCATATAAACACA GAGGAAAGCCTTTCTGCAGTATGTGAACGAGTGCTTGATAGATGCCTGGCTCCATCAACCATGGGCGGCGAGGGATGTGATAACATGACCATGATCCTGGTGCAGTTCAAGAAGCTGACTGCTCAGCACAAGGACGCCAGTGGTGCACAACAACCAGCTGGAGACGCGGGATGCTCCGAGACCCA TGGGGCCGAGGAGAACGGATCTGGTAAGCAGGTATAG